The following is a genomic window from Brevibacterium limosum.
GCGGATATCCTGCTCGAAGAATTCGCCGCGGAGGCGCGGAGTGCAGGCGTCCGCGCGCGGGGACCGGCCATGGTGGTGCCGACCGGTAAGGGGAGGCAGTAGTTCCGTCGCCGTTCTCCCCGCCAGTCGGCGGTGACCGAACCTGATAGAGATGGCGTAGAGTCAATACTCCCCATGCGGCGCGACCGGAGCATTGGTCACGAGCACGCTGCTGGCGGCTGGCGACGCTGGTCAGGGAAGGATGAGTATCCGGCCGCGCACTCCCCCGGCCTCGAGCATTCGATGAGCTTCGGCCGCCTCGGCGAGGTGGAAACTCGCACCGATCCGGGCCTTCAGACGTCGGGCAGCAAGCATGTGGTTGATCGCCTGGGCCGCCTCGGCGAGGTCAGAGGCCGAGGCGTTGCTGATCGCGAACCCGAGCACGCTGGCGTCGCGGGTGTAGATCTGGCCGATGGGCACCTTCGGCGAGGACTGCATCCCAGCTATGACGACCACCCGCGCGCCGTGGGCGAGGAGGGGAACGGTCTTGTCGAAATCGTCGTCCCCGTTGGGGTCCCACCACACGTCGACACCGTCCGGGGCGGCACGCCCGACCTGGTCATAGAAGTCAGCGGCATGTTTGTCGATGACGATGTCGGCACCACGCTCGGCCACCCATGCTTCGTCACCGGTCGAGGCGCCGGCGATGACGCGGGCACCCATCGTCGCGGCGAGCTCGACGATCGCTGTGCCCACTGCCCCGCTGGCCGAGCCGACAACAATGATCTCTCCCGGTCGCAGCCGGGCCTCTCTGACCAAGCCGATGTGAGCGGTTCCGGCTGAGTGGAGGACAGGGGCAGCCTCGGCGGGGTCGATGCCTTCGGGCAGTCGGTACACACGATCGGCAGGGGCGGTGACGAATTCGGCGAACGAACCCTGTCGACTACCGTGGCCGAGACTGTTCGACCACACACGATCGCCGACTCTGAACTCGTCGATCGCCTCTCCGACGGAGACGACGGTGCCGACGAGGTCGCGGCCGATAACGAACGGGAAGGTCAGTGCAGTGGGGAAGGCGCCGGAGCGGACGAAGAGGTCGACGTGGTTGACCTCGCTGGCCTCCATCCGTATGAGCACTTCGGTGGCACCCGGTTCAGGCACGGGCAGGTCGCCTACACGGATGTTCCCGACCCCGCCTGTGGCCTTGATATAGGCGGCTTTCATCTGTTTCGGGCGCGTCATGTCCTCACCACCGATAGAGTTCGGCGGCGTTGCCGCCGAGGATCGCATCGACGGCTTTCCCATCGATCGCAGCGTTGCGGACATAGTCGAAGGCGCGCACGTACTTCTCGTTTTGGAAGTAGGGATGGTCGGAGCCTGCCATGACCTTGTCGCGACCATAGGCTTCAAGTGCCGAGCGCAGTGCGGGTTCGTAGAAGTTCGCCGCATCGAACCACATCGACCGCAGCGCCGCCTGGGGCGAAGAGGCGAAGGCACCCCAGTCCTCAAAATTGTCTTCGAGACGCTGGAACAGGACCGCGAGATCGCCGCCGAGGTGGGCGATGTGGAAGCGGATGCGCGGAAACCTTCGCGGCACATCGGCCTTGAGCAGGTGCAGAACTGCTGTGGCGTCCTCGACGGGAGCCCCGTTCACCCACGCCAGGCCGGCGTCGGCAATGAGCGACGAACATGCGGCCTGACCGGTCGGGTGAATGTTGACAACGGTTTCCTGCAGGTCGAGCTCGGCCCAGATCTCGTCGAGGCCCGGTTCCGACAGCGCAGTGCCGTTGGGGAACACCGTGGGCACCGAGGCCCCGAGGAAACTGGGCACCTCAAGTATCCGACGTATTTCGGCGATCGATTCTGCCACGTGTGGCAGAGGCAGGTGGGCGTAGGCGAAGAAGCGTCCGGGGTACTCCTCTATCAGCCGTGCATAGATGTCATTGACTGACGCTGCCGCCCCAGCGACCGCCTCGGCGTCGGAACCGAAAGCTCCTTGTGGCATGACCGACAGAACTTGAGCGTCGACACCGGCCCTGTCCATCCATTCGAGTCTCGCGGTCATGTCGGCTGTGGTCGCATCCGCATGCATCCCGCGGGCGATCTTCGTGCTCGCCGGGTCGACGCCCAGAGCTTCGATGGCGTCGAGATGTTCACTGGGGTAGACGTGCGCGTGTGTGTCGACGACTCGGACCATTCTCTCCTCCCTCATTTCTGCAGGCGGACCTCTCCGTGGGCCAGACCCGCAGACGACCGTGACCAGCCCTCCGATTCCCGCGATGACGTTGATCGCTGCGAATGCCGCGACCGATGTTGCGGGAGTCCCTGCTCCTGACACTGCCATGATCGACGCGATGGCCGCAATGCCCACGCTGACGATCGAGGTGCCGCACGCACGGACCAGAGCATTGACGCCATTCGCCTCACCGATCTGGTGCTCGGCACCGAAGACGAGGGATTCGGCCCCCTCGGCGATGACGTCGACGACATCGTCGATAACCGCGTCGCCCAGGCGCACGCCGACCGCGGCCTACTCTTGGCTCTGTCCTGCAGTCTTCCGCAGGTTGCGGGCACGCTCGATGTCCTCCTGGCTCTTCCGCTCCTTCTTGTCGCTGGCCTTGGTGTCGCGCGACGGCAGCTGGAGGTCCTCCTCGGCGGGAAGCCCGGCCTGCAGTTCGCGCCCGCGTTCGAGTTCACTGTCGATCTCGGCACCGAATAGTAGGATGACGTTGACGATGTACGTCCACAGCAGTAGGACGATGACCCCGCCGAGGACGCCGTAGGTCTTGTTGTAGTTGCCGAAGTTCGCGACATAGAAGAAGAAGCCTGCCGAGGCGATGACGATGACGACGATCGCGATGAACGCGCCGAGGCTGATCCAGCGGAACTTCGGCTGTTGGACGTTCGGGGTCGCGTAGTAGAGGAGAGCGAGGACGAAGACGACGATGAAGGCGAGAACGAACCACTTCGCGATGCTCCACACCATAAGCGCGACCGAACCCAGGCCGATCGCACTGCCTACAGCCTCGGCGATCGGACCCGAGAGGACGAAGATCACCAGTGCGACCGCCCCGAGGATGAGGATCAGAGCGGTCAGCAGGTACATCTGGAGGTTGAACTTGATGAATCCGCGTCCTTCGCGGATGTCGTGCAGGATGTTCATCGCCCGGCCGAAAGCCTTGACGTACCCGGAAGCCGACCACAGGGCGGCGAGCAGACCGATGAGGAGTCCGATGCCCGGTGCCGGGGCTCTCAGGCCAGCGACCCCTTGTTTCCTGACGTATGCTGGGTCTACTCCAAAGGTAACGGGGAATTCTCTGACATCGCATGCTCCTCTCGAAGGAAGATTCGGCCTCGCTGCTGCGAATCGTAGAGAAGAAGCTATCACCGGCGTCTGCCCCGGACAGTGAACAGAGGCCGCTCCGAATGGCTCACACGTTTTCGTCGGTTGTGCCGTTCGGCGTTCTACCGTTTGACGCGTGTCTCCTGCAGGGTCGTCTGCATCGCAGTCCCGCTCTCCCACGAGTTCGCGCCCGGGGCGACCTCCGGCATCGGGATGTCTTCGCGGCGTTCGCGGTTGCGCTGCGTCGAGACCCCGACTTCGCGGTCGCGCTCCCGGACCAGCTCGTCGCGGGCTTGCCCATCCTCGGTGAAGCCCATCATCAGCTGCGGGGCACCGTAGGGGAAGTCGTGAACGTCATACTGCCAGGTGTGGAAGGTCTTGCCGTAGGTCTTCACCAAGTCCTCGAAGTAGGCGTGTTCGGCGATCTCCGGAACGCCAGGGGCGGTGAGGATTCCGGACTTGATCTCATAATGGTGGCTGTGCCAGAGCTTCTTCTCCTCTTCGGGCAGGGCGCGGAACCGGTCTTCGCTAATGATGTACTCGATGCCGATCAGACGGGCGTCGTGAGCGTTGCGGTCGAAGATGACGCACTGGTGCAGGTCGTGTTCCAAGTGGATGCAGAAGTGAGCGGCATGGACTTGGCGTCCGGTGTCATCGGCATAGATGTGCAGGCCGTCGAGGTAAGTGCTCATCGCCTCCAGCGGATATTTTCGCTGGAGGAACGCGGAGCCCAGGTCCAACACGCGGTGCTTCCAAGGATGGCCCTTGCTGGTCTTGAGATTGCTGACGGCCCTGCGCCCGGCAAGAGCCGCTGCGACGCCGCCGATGCCGAGAGTCAGTCCGGTAGTGAAGCTCTTCAAATGTGTCAGTTCCATAATTCATCGTAAAGCGGATGATGACACGATTGAACCCCCGGCAGAACGGCTGCGGACTATCGCGGGAGCCAGTTCGTCAAACGACCCCGTCGTGGAACACTCTTCGAACTGCTCGTCCTCCGCCTGGTCAGTGACAGCTTCCCCGGCTTCCGTCTTTTCCTTGTCTTCCCGCGTGTTCCGATCGTCAGGATGCTCCACGGTGTCCGGAACTGCTTCTTTATCTTTCCCATCATCGACCTCCTCGAATCATGCCCCGAAGTATAATCCTTCCGCTCTCAACTGGCGCATGCCACCGAGCCACGACTTGATTTCACCTTGGGCTCCCGGCCGAGCACCGTCAATCACCCCAGAAGACTCAGACAGATTTCGCGTCACCACGCGCTTCACTTCCTTTGGCAGCGCAGAGAACACCACCAATGCTCCGCTGTCCGAAATCTCGGTATCGG
Proteins encoded in this region:
- a CDS encoding amidohydrolase family protein; the encoded protein is MRLGDAVIDDVVDVIAEGAESLVFGAEHQIGEANGVNALVRACGTSIVSVGIAAIASIMAVSGAGTPATSVAAFAAINVIAGIGGLVTVVCGSGPRRGPPAEMREERMVRVVDTHAHVYPSEHLDAIEALGVDPASTKIARGMHADATTADMTARLEWMDRAGVDAQVLSVMPQGAFGSDAEAVAGAAASVNDIYARLIEEYPGRFFAYAHLPLPHVAESIAEIRRILEVPSFLGASVPTVFPNGTALSEPGLDEIWAELDLQETVVNIHPTGQAACSSLIADAGLAWVNGAPVEDATAVLHLLKADVPRRFPRIRFHIAHLGGDLAVLFQRLEDNFEDWGAFASSPQAALRSMWFDAANFYEPALRSALEAYGRDKVMAGSDHPYFQNEKYVRAFDYVRNAAIDGKAVDAILGGNAAELYRW
- a CDS encoding YihY/virulence factor BrkB family protein, translated to MGERDCDADDPAGDTRQTVERRTAQPTKTCEPFGAASVHCPGQTPVIASSLRFAAARPNLPSRGACDVREFPVTFGVDPAYVRKQGVAGLRAPAPGIGLLIGLLAALWSASGYVKAFGRAMNILHDIREGRGFIKFNLQMYLLTALILILGAVALVIFVLSGPIAEAVGSAIGLGSVALMVWSIAKWFVLAFIVVFVLALLYYATPNVQQPKFRWISLGAFIAIVVIVIASAGFFFYVANFGNYNKTYGVLGGVIVLLLWTYIVNVILLFGAEIDSELERGRELQAGLPAEEDLQLPSRDTKASDKKERKSQEDIERARNLRKTAGQSQE
- a CDS encoding NADPH:quinone reductase — translated: MTRPKQMKAAYIKATGGVGNIRVGDLPVPEPGATEVLIRMEASEVNHVDLFVRSGAFPTALTFPFVIGRDLVGTVVSVGEAIDEFRVGDRVWSNSLGHGSRQGSFAEFVTAPADRVYRLPEGIDPAEAAPVLHSAGTAHIGLVREARLRPGEIIVVGSASGAVGTAIVELAATMGARVIAGASTGDEAWVAERGADIVIDKHAADFYDQVGRAAPDGVDVWWDPNGDDDFDKTVPLLAHGARVVVIAGMQSSPKVPIGQIYTRDASVLGFAISNASASDLAEAAQAINHMLAARRLKARIGASFHLAEAAEAHRMLEAGGVRGRILILP
- a CDS encoding OBAP family protein, whose translation is MELTHLKSFTTGLTLGIGGVAAALAGRRAVSNLKTSKGHPWKHRVLDLGSAFLQRKYPLEAMSTYLDGLHIYADDTGRQVHAAHFCIHLEHDLHQCVIFDRNAHDARLIGIEYIISEDRFRALPEEEKKLWHSHHYEIKSGILTAPGVPEIAEHAYFEDLVKTYGKTFHTWQYDVHDFPYGAPQLMMGFTEDGQARDELVRERDREVGVSTQRNRERREDIPMPEVAPGANSWESGTAMQTTLQETRVKR